A genomic window from Cutibacterium acnes includes:
- a CDS encoding ABC transporter ATP-binding protein has translation MLAKLVTRHLRAYRLHVAVIIVMQVCAQIAALSLPTINADIINKGVVTADTGYVTTHSLFMLAIALGQTICQVIAVYLAAQVAMGTGRDIRDAVFTRTLGFSAREINKFGAPSLITRTTNDVQQVQMLVFMTLAMLIGAPIMMMVGIIMAVRADVSLSWIIMVAVILLAIGAGLIVSRMGPLFKRQQKRIDDLNRVVREQITGIRVVRAFARERHEAARFDATSSSLRDIQVNVGRTMAAMFPLVMLIMNLSQIAVFWFAATRIDDGQTEVGILASFTTYLMLILISVMMAVMLIVMWPRASVCANRIEEVLHTSSSLTIDPEPVMALPDAPTLLEFRDVTFSYPGASEPVLHDISFTLARGTTTAIIGSTGSGKSTLVNLIPRLVDVTHGQVLVNGTDVRRYDPETLWSCIGLVPQRPYLFGGTVASNLRDGRCDATDEELWNALHVAQSDDFVSHMDGKLEATITQGGTNVSGGQRQRLSIARALVKDPDIYIFDDASSALDVATDSRLRAALETNHGDAAMLIVAQRVSTIRNADQILVLDAGHIVGRGTHDELIKSCPTYLEIVDSQLSVEEAA, from the coding sequence GTGCTGGCAAAACTCGTGACCCGACACCTGAGGGCCTATCGGCTGCACGTTGCCGTCATCATCGTTATGCAGGTTTGCGCCCAAATCGCGGCCCTGTCCTTGCCAACCATCAACGCAGACATCATCAACAAGGGCGTCGTAACAGCGGATACCGGATATGTCACCACCCACTCCCTCTTCATGCTGGCGATCGCTTTAGGGCAGACCATCTGCCAGGTCATTGCGGTTTATCTCGCCGCTCAGGTGGCGATGGGAACGGGCCGTGACATTCGCGACGCCGTCTTCACCCGCACCCTTGGTTTCTCGGCCCGAGAGATCAACAAATTCGGAGCACCATCACTCATTACCCGGACTACCAACGACGTCCAGCAGGTGCAAATGCTGGTCTTTATGACGCTGGCAATGCTCATCGGGGCGCCGATCATGATGATGGTCGGGATCATCATGGCCGTACGTGCCGACGTTTCCCTGTCGTGGATCATCATGGTGGCAGTCATCCTGCTAGCCATCGGTGCGGGGCTGATCGTCTCCCGGATGGGGCCACTGTTTAAGCGTCAGCAGAAACGCATCGACGACCTCAACCGAGTCGTGCGTGAACAAATCACCGGCATCCGCGTAGTGCGAGCTTTCGCCCGGGAGCGCCACGAAGCGGCACGTTTCGACGCCACCAGCTCCTCCCTGCGCGACATCCAGGTGAACGTCGGCCGGACTATGGCGGCGATGTTCCCCCTCGTCATGCTCATCATGAACCTGTCCCAGATTGCGGTGTTCTGGTTTGCGGCCACACGGATTGACGACGGACAGACCGAAGTCGGCATTTTGGCCTCATTCACCACATACCTCATGCTGATTCTCATCAGCGTCATGATGGCGGTCATGCTCATCGTCATGTGGCCACGAGCCTCGGTATGCGCAAACCGCATCGAGGAAGTGCTGCACACCTCGTCGTCTCTCACCATTGATCCCGAACCTGTAATGGCCCTGCCTGACGCTCCGACCTTGCTAGAGTTTCGCGACGTTACATTCAGCTACCCCGGCGCTTCTGAGCCGGTTCTCCACGACATCTCCTTCACCTTGGCCCGTGGCACGACGACAGCCATCATCGGTTCCACTGGGTCGGGGAAATCAACCCTGGTCAACCTCATCCCCAGGCTCGTCGACGTCACTCACGGACAGGTGCTCGTCAACGGAACCGACGTGCGCCGTTACGACCCTGAAACCCTATGGAGCTGCATCGGTCTGGTGCCCCAGCGGCCCTACCTCTTCGGTGGCACGGTAGCGTCAAACCTGCGTGATGGTCGCTGCGACGCAACTGACGAGGAGCTCTGGAACGCCCTGCACGTCGCACAGTCTGACGATTTCGTCTCCCACATGGACGGAAAGTTAGAGGCCACCATCACCCAAGGTGGCACCAACGTCTCCGGTGGTCAGCGACAACGCCTATCCATCGCCCGAGCCTTGGTCAAAGATCCCGACATTTACATTTTTGACGATGCCTCCAGCGCCCTCGACGTGGCCACCGACTCCCGACTCAGAGCCGCCCTCGAAACCAATCATGGCGACGCCGCGATGCTCATCGTCGCCCAGCGGGTCTCGACGATCCGCAACGCCGATCAGATCCTCGTCCTCGATGCCGGACACATCGTCGGTAGGGGAACTCACGATGAACTCATCAAGTCATGCCCGACCTACCTCGAGATTGTCGACTCCCAGCTATCGGTCGAGGAGGCGGCATGA
- a CDS encoding helix-turn-helix domain-containing protein produces the protein MSEDMREIGERIKSRMPEGMTQQSLAEAMEMTPDALSRMLNGKRGITMTELGKAAEVLGASAHWLVTGHKDPYAMRFAARHTYDFDTHRHINEGREKDREVLDHIAEVYRAAHGSLRASSVVLPKTAKQMREALGDGFVNDFAARVKEVLDVDVMKRSGLSTDYSLCIVGRRVVVLNKQFWARTTWSLAHELGHLVQGHLDRDGDIAGEADEKQANAFAAELLLPEKWMRNFNWPALTRADVARMVWEAKVSAAAMRVRIETLRLKASDEVREALELTTPKLLTLARTSAAERYRDVFVPDWSPTVIAALLEETEKGNADPMLTSRVLGVPVDDIDFPEPPSEEEMVERYERTMLDRRRRDDGAGESAL, from the coding sequence ATGAGTGAAGATATGCGTGAGATTGGGGAACGTATCAAGTCGCGGATGCCTGAGGGTATGACCCAGCAGTCACTGGCTGAGGCAATGGAGATGACGCCTGATGCCTTGTCGCGAATGCTCAACGGAAAACGTGGTATCACCATGACCGAGTTGGGCAAGGCTGCGGAGGTGCTCGGGGCCAGTGCTCATTGGTTGGTGACGGGGCACAAGGATCCCTATGCCATGAGGTTTGCCGCTCGGCACACGTATGATTTCGATACTCATCGGCATATCAACGAAGGACGGGAGAAAGATCGCGAGGTCCTCGACCATATAGCTGAGGTGTACCGGGCCGCGCATGGAAGTCTCAGGGCTAGTTCGGTGGTTCTGCCGAAGACCGCCAAACAGATGCGTGAAGCATTGGGTGATGGATTCGTTAATGACTTCGCCGCGCGCGTGAAAGAGGTTCTCGACGTTGACGTCATGAAGCGTTCCGGATTGTCGACGGATTACTCTCTGTGCATCGTCGGGCGGCGCGTTGTTGTGCTGAACAAACAGTTCTGGGCTCGTACGACTTGGTCTCTGGCCCATGAGCTAGGGCATCTCGTTCAAGGGCACCTGGATCGTGATGGAGACATCGCGGGCGAGGCGGACGAAAAACAAGCGAACGCTTTCGCTGCGGAATTGCTGCTGCCCGAGAAATGGATGAGGAACTTCAATTGGCCCGCATTGACCCGCGCGGATGTCGCTCGGATGGTTTGGGAGGCCAAGGTCTCGGCTGCTGCGATGAGGGTCAGAATTGAGACATTGAGATTGAAAGCGTCGGATGAGGTTCGCGAAGCCTTGGAGCTGACGACTCCGAAGTTACTCACACTCGCCAGAACTAGCGCGGCGGAGCGATACCGAGATGTATTCGTCCCTGATTGGTCCCCGACTGTCATAGCTGCGTTGCTTGAGGAGACGGAGAAAGGTAACGCGGATCCGATGCTGACTTCCAGGGTTTTAGGTGTCCCCGTTGACGACATCGATTTTCCTGAGCCGCCGAGCGAGGAGGAGATGGTCGAGCGGTACGAAAGAACGATGTTGGATCGTCGTAGGCGTGACGACGGGGCTGGGGAGTCTGCATTGTGA
- the lysS gene encoding lysine--tRNA ligase, protein MSSDTASSQSPDVSEQMQVRLDKRARIIADGGQAYPVDLLRDHTLVQVRQKYTDDTGELTLAPGEETTDEVTVGGRVVFVRNTGKLCFASLQDGFTETSNGERLQIMLSKAEVGDESLAAWKSDVDLGDHVWVRGRVVVSRRGELSIMAAEWRMASKALRPLPTLHKELSEESRVRRRYADLVVREESRQMVRTRAVITRAVRRALDERGFLEIETPILQLVHGGAAARPFNTHLNAFDIDMSLRIALELYLKRTMVGGTDRVYEMGRVFRNEGIDSSHSAEFSMLEAYMSWGNQFTIAEVIKDIIMAVADALDVHQIETPKGTIDLDGQWRWVSVYPGLSEKLGREVTLDTPLEELQSIAAEHEIEIDQSWEAGKVVMELFGELVEPGLINPTFVCDYPAIAQPLARPHRDDPRMVEAWDLIIGGMERGTGFSELVDPVIQREVLTKQSLAAAAGDPEAMQLDEDFLEALEFGCPPMGGLGLGVDRLVMLFTNAGIRETILFPLLKPEH, encoded by the coding sequence GTGAGTTCTGACACTGCATCCAGCCAGTCCCCTGACGTCTCCGAGCAGATGCAGGTCCGCCTCGACAAGCGGGCCCGGATCATCGCTGACGGAGGCCAGGCTTATCCGGTCGATTTGCTACGCGACCACACCCTGGTCCAGGTTCGTCAGAAATACACCGACGACACCGGGGAGCTGACCTTGGCGCCTGGCGAGGAGACCACCGATGAGGTCACCGTCGGCGGACGTGTCGTCTTTGTCCGCAATACCGGCAAACTGTGTTTCGCCAGCTTGCAGGACGGGTTTACCGAGACTTCCAACGGTGAGCGGTTGCAGATCATGCTTTCCAAAGCCGAGGTGGGCGATGAGTCCTTGGCTGCGTGGAAGTCCGACGTTGACCTGGGTGACCACGTCTGGGTGCGTGGCCGAGTCGTCGTCTCTCGTCGTGGTGAGTTATCCATCATGGCTGCTGAGTGGCGGATGGCCTCCAAGGCTCTGCGTCCGCTGCCGACCCTCCATAAGGAGCTCTCGGAGGAGAGCCGGGTGCGTCGTCGCTACGCGGATCTCGTCGTTCGTGAAGAGTCTCGCCAGATGGTGCGCACCCGCGCCGTTATCACCCGCGCGGTGCGTCGCGCCCTCGACGAGCGCGGTTTCCTTGAGATCGAGACTCCGATCCTGCAGTTGGTCCACGGTGGTGCCGCAGCCCGCCCGTTTAATACCCACCTCAATGCCTTCGACATTGACATGAGTTTGCGTATCGCTCTTGAGCTCTATCTCAAGCGGACGATGGTCGGCGGCACCGATCGGGTCTACGAGATGGGTCGGGTCTTCCGCAACGAGGGTATTGATTCCAGCCACTCGGCCGAGTTCTCTATGCTCGAGGCCTACATGAGCTGGGGCAACCAATTCACTATTGCTGAGGTGATCAAGGACATCATCATGGCGGTGGCCGACGCCCTCGACGTCCATCAGATTGAGACCCCCAAGGGCACTATCGACCTCGACGGGCAGTGGCGTTGGGTCAGCGTCTACCCAGGCCTGTCGGAAAAACTAGGGCGTGAAGTCACCCTTGACACCCCGTTGGAGGAGTTGCAGTCCATCGCCGCTGAGCACGAGATTGAGATCGACCAGTCTTGGGAGGCCGGCAAGGTCGTTATGGAGCTTTTCGGTGAACTCGTCGAGCCGGGCCTTATCAACCCCACCTTCGTCTGTGATTACCCGGCTATCGCCCAGCCGCTGGCCCGTCCGCACCGCGACGATCCTCGCATGGTTGAGGCCTGGGACCTCATCATTGGCGGGATGGAGCGCGGTACTGGCTTCTCCGAGCTCGTCGACCCAGTCATCCAGCGCGAAGTGCTTACCAAGCAATCCCTCGCTGCTGCCGCGGGTGACCCTGAGGCGATGCAGCTTGACGAGGACTTCCTCGAGGCCCTGGAATTCGGCTGCCCGCCCATGGGTGGTCTGGGGCTGGGTGTCGACCGGCTGGTGATGCTCTTTACCAACGCTGGGATCCGCGAGACGATCCTCTTCCCGCTGCTCAAGCCGGAACACTGA
- a CDS encoding cell division protein CrgA — MPESKVRPQAKKKAQAKNRATMDERRAEKKAAPVDRSWVPKVFVPLFLLGVLWLIVYYIAGNQIPGISNLGDWNILIGMGLMAAGFGVATLWK, encoded by the coding sequence GTGCCCGAATCGAAGGTCAGACCGCAAGCCAAGAAGAAGGCCCAGGCCAAGAACCGGGCCACAATGGACGAACGACGAGCCGAAAAAAAGGCTGCACCGGTTGATCGCTCATGGGTCCCGAAGGTCTTCGTCCCCCTCTTTTTACTCGGAGTGTTGTGGCTGATCGTCTACTACATCGCAGGTAATCAGATCCCCGGTATCAGCAACCTGGGTGACTGGAACATCCTCATCGGCATGGGGCTCATGGCTGCTGGATTCGGCGTCGCTACCCTGTGGAAGTGA
- a CDS encoding DUF881 domain-containing protein yields MSDDNDPDDVRPDDASVDIDEDRSQATTDPSIQDVRSDSRHPRLARSASVIVMALAGLMMTTAAINSRGHDLRPERDTDMATLVRSQASHNAALQKEAAGLRAQVEDLSKANQTPGVTSSVISSASALAPSVGLEAVSGKALRVTLDDAPLSENPDGVDANMLVVHQQDIQMVVNTLWSGGAEAMTIQGQRVISTTAVKCVGNTVVLHGVAYAPPYVIEAIGDLNAMQKALDTSEAVRIYKEYVSAYQLGWSVERAGQVTMPAYTGAVAVSHATPR; encoded by the coding sequence ATGAGCGACGACAACGACCCTGATGACGTCCGTCCCGACGACGCATCCGTCGATATCGACGAGGATAGGTCGCAGGCTACGACAGACCCCTCTATTCAGGACGTCCGTTCGGATTCGCGGCACCCTCGTCTAGCTAGATCCGCCAGCGTGATTGTCATGGCCCTGGCTGGTCTCATGATGACGACGGCTGCTATCAATTCACGCGGTCACGATCTTCGGCCCGAGCGTGATACCGACATGGCCACCCTGGTGCGTAGCCAGGCCAGTCACAACGCCGCCTTGCAGAAGGAGGCAGCCGGTCTGCGGGCGCAGGTGGAAGACCTTTCCAAAGCTAATCAGACTCCGGGCGTCACGTCCTCGGTCATCTCGTCGGCGTCGGCTTTAGCGCCGTCCGTTGGTTTGGAAGCTGTCAGTGGTAAAGCCCTGCGCGTCACGCTCGACGACGCGCCCCTCAGCGAGAATCCGGATGGGGTCGACGCCAACATGCTGGTCGTCCACCAGCAGGACATCCAGATGGTTGTCAACACCTTGTGGTCTGGGGGAGCAGAGGCCATGACCATTCAGGGGCAGCGAGTCATCTCCACCACAGCCGTGAAATGCGTCGGTAATACCGTGGTCCTGCATGGCGTGGCCTACGCTCCTCCCTACGTCATCGAGGCGATCGGGGACCTCAACGCCATGCAGAAAGCTCTCGACACCTCTGAAGCGGTGCGCATTTACAAGGAATACGTGAGTGCTTACCAGCTCGGGTGGTCGGTGGAGAGAGCTGGCCAAGTCACCATGCCTGCCTACACCGGCGCCGTTGCTGTGAGTCACGCCACGCCGCGTTGA
- the pknB gene encoding Stk1 family PASTA domain-containing Ser/Thr kinase produces MSAESWLSGRYELQNLIGRGGMADVWKARDHRLGRDVAVKKLRTDLASDDTFQARFQREAQSAARLNHPNIAAVYDTGETKDPATGLPVPFIVMELIDGHTLRDVLRDGRKILPRRALEFTQGVLDALSYSHAAGIVHRDIKPANVMLTREGYVKVMDFGIARAVADTSATMTQTAAVIGTAQYLSPEQARGETVDNRADIYATGCLLYELLVGRPPFIGDSPVSVAYQHVREVPAPPSSLDAEITHQMDAITLKALAKDPADRYQTAKQMRDDIDRLLSGREPFAMQNYADSEADTEEQTHLIPAAATDPIPATAAQQDESSPASAESPQEPEEPHRKRWPVIVVTIVVVVLLALLGFGLHKILSSSSQPSPAPTPSRTVKMVKVPAVTGLSQQGATSTLENAGLKVQVDHVQRDQATANQVVSQSPAANEKVPAGSDVKITVNDGPKQLTIPRNIVGLPKNDALKALKDAGFSDSQIKVTNDDPKTEPNSAKAGAVDAVSPGAGTTLTPDQQVTLTIATGKSVVPNLKGMSVEEANSAAGSSGFSISVERQVTSSAAPGTVFGQDPDYGAIANRSTAIKVLVAVAPPAPEPTREPPTNSAPSEEPSSSSIAPVPPAPTTAVPTTSSSSGR; encoded by the coding sequence ATGAGCGCTGAGAGTTGGCTCTCCGGGCGTTACGAGCTGCAGAATCTCATCGGTCGTGGCGGCATGGCCGATGTCTGGAAGGCCCGCGACCACCGCCTCGGCCGCGACGTCGCGGTCAAGAAGCTGCGCACTGACCTCGCCAGCGACGACACCTTCCAAGCGAGGTTCCAGCGCGAGGCGCAGTCGGCTGCGCGGCTTAATCACCCCAATATCGCCGCCGTGTACGACACAGGTGAAACGAAAGACCCGGCTACCGGCCTGCCGGTGCCGTTTATCGTCATGGAGCTCATTGACGGTCACACCCTGCGCGACGTGCTACGTGACGGTCGCAAGATCCTCCCCCGGCGTGCCCTGGAGTTCACTCAAGGTGTGCTCGATGCGCTGAGCTACTCCCACGCCGCCGGCATTGTCCACCGCGACATCAAACCAGCTAACGTCATGCTCACCCGCGAGGGCTACGTCAAGGTCATGGACTTCGGTATCGCACGAGCGGTCGCCGACACCTCCGCCACCATGACCCAAACGGCCGCCGTCATAGGCACGGCCCAGTACCTATCCCCTGAGCAAGCCCGCGGCGAGACCGTCGACAATCGCGCTGATATCTATGCCACCGGCTGCCTTCTCTATGAGCTGCTGGTCGGGCGCCCACCGTTTATCGGTGACTCCCCCGTCTCGGTGGCCTACCAGCACGTCCGCGAAGTCCCGGCCCCACCGTCCTCCCTGGACGCTGAGATCACCCATCAGATGGACGCAATCACCCTCAAAGCGCTCGCCAAGGACCCGGCGGATCGTTACCAGACTGCCAAGCAGATGCGTGACGACATTGATCGCCTACTCTCGGGACGCGAACCTTTTGCGATGCAGAATTACGCCGATTCTGAGGCTGATACCGAGGAGCAGACTCACCTTATTCCAGCCGCTGCAACCGATCCCATCCCTGCCACTGCTGCTCAGCAAGACGAGTCCAGCCCTGCTAGCGCTGAAAGTCCCCAGGAGCCTGAAGAGCCGCATCGTAAACGTTGGCCGGTTATCGTCGTCACGATCGTAGTAGTGGTGCTGCTCGCCCTGCTCGGGTTCGGATTACATAAGATCCTTAGTTCGTCCTCGCAGCCCTCTCCGGCTCCTACGCCATCCAGAACGGTGAAGATGGTCAAAGTTCCAGCCGTCACCGGTTTGAGCCAACAGGGGGCAACCTCAACCCTGGAAAATGCCGGTCTGAAGGTCCAGGTCGACCACGTTCAAAGGGACCAGGCGACCGCCAACCAGGTCGTCTCGCAAAGCCCAGCTGCTAACGAGAAGGTTCCTGCCGGTAGCGACGTGAAGATCACGGTTAACGATGGCCCGAAGCAGCTAACGATCCCGCGCAATATCGTCGGATTGCCTAAGAACGACGCCCTTAAAGCCCTTAAGGATGCCGGGTTCTCTGATAGCCAGATAAAGGTAACCAACGACGACCCCAAGACTGAGCCGAATTCGGCGAAAGCTGGCGCCGTTGATGCTGTCAGCCCGGGAGCCGGAACGACACTGACCCCAGATCAGCAGGTCACCTTGACGATCGCCACCGGCAAGTCGGTGGTGCCGAACCTTAAGGGTATGAGCGTCGAAGAGGCTAATTCGGCCGCTGGATCAAGCGGATTCTCCATCTCGGTGGAGCGTCAGGTGACGTCCTCTGCTGCTCCAGGAACGGTCTTTGGCCAGGATCCAGATTATGGGGCTATTGCTAACAGGTCAACGGCCATCAAGGTGCTCGTTGCCGTGGCACCGCCAGCCCCAGAGCCTACTCGCGAGCCACCGACGAACTCCGCTCCTTCCGAGGAACCGTCCTCGTCGTCAATCGCACCGGTCCCGCCGGCCCCGACGACTGCAGTACCCACGACTAGTTCGTCGTCGGGCCGCTGA
- a CDS encoding peptidoglycan D,D-transpeptidase FtsI family protein: MNRQIRAVSLLAGLMFLALMVNLTGSAMFRQASLNNDPHNVRVRDAEFSQNRGNILVGSRPIATTTSSNGKFAYQRVYLSGPKYAPITGYYSYYYGRSMLEQTQNAQLTGTSDAQWLSRITGTLSGHKPEGGSITTTINAKAQDAAWDGLKGKKGAVVALDYTTGAVLAMASSPSYDPNELASHHLNDTTRAWKNLVADPSSPLTNRATREIYPPGSTFKLVTAAAALQNGYHPNSMVDSPENWILPGTRTPLTNETNCGGSRITLAHALDISCNTAFGKVGVSLGQDKIRDQAERFGFGKVVNSDVSSAASRFPQNLTDAQLAQSSIGQYDVAASPLQMAMVTAGIANGGKLMTPYLTAQVRASNLQVVSEHHPKQMSQPMTKESAEQLKAMMASVVNNGTGKRARINGTTVGGKTGTAQTVKGKAPYAWFVGWSDNPHVAVAVFIQSSDTAINEVSGGRLAAPIARDVIEAMR; encoded by the coding sequence ATGAATAGACAAATTCGCGCAGTCTCTTTGCTCGCCGGGCTGATGTTCCTGGCCCTCATGGTCAACCTCACAGGTTCGGCTATGTTCCGGCAGGCCAGTCTCAACAACGATCCCCACAACGTCCGGGTGCGTGACGCGGAGTTCTCCCAGAACCGCGGCAATATCCTCGTCGGTTCGAGACCGATCGCCACCACGACGTCAAGCAATGGCAAGTTCGCCTATCAGCGTGTGTACCTATCGGGGCCGAAGTACGCACCCATCACCGGGTATTACTCCTACTACTACGGGCGATCCATGCTGGAGCAGACCCAGAACGCCCAGCTCACCGGAACCTCCGATGCCCAATGGCTCTCTCGCATCACCGGCACCTTATCTGGCCACAAACCTGAAGGCGGCTCTATCACCACGACGATTAACGCCAAAGCACAGGATGCCGCGTGGGACGGACTCAAGGGAAAGAAGGGCGCTGTCGTCGCATTGGACTACACCACCGGCGCGGTGCTGGCTATGGCGTCGTCCCCCTCCTATGATCCCAACGAGCTTGCCTCCCACCACCTCAATGACACCACCCGAGCATGGAAGAACCTCGTTGCGGACCCGTCGTCTCCGCTGACGAACCGCGCGACCCGAGAAATCTACCCTCCGGGGTCAACATTCAAACTGGTGACCGCCGCGGCAGCTCTCCAGAACGGGTACCACCCGAATTCCATGGTCGACTCACCGGAAAATTGGATCCTGCCGGGCACTCGCACCCCGCTGACGAACGAGACCAACTGTGGGGGCAGCAGGATCACCTTGGCCCACGCCCTTGACATCTCGTGCAATACCGCCTTCGGTAAAGTTGGCGTGAGCCTGGGCCAAGACAAGATCCGAGATCAGGCTGAGCGATTCGGGTTTGGCAAGGTTGTCAACTCCGATGTGTCCTCAGCCGCATCAAGATTCCCGCAGAACCTCACCGATGCGCAGTTGGCGCAGAGCTCCATCGGCCAGTACGACGTCGCAGCCTCTCCGCTGCAAATGGCCATGGTGACTGCCGGCATCGCCAATGGCGGCAAACTCATGACCCCTTACCTCACCGCGCAGGTGAGAGCATCAAACCTGCAGGTAGTCTCCGAACATCACCCGAAGCAGATGTCTCAACCGATGACAAAGGAGTCGGCCGAGCAGCTGAAGGCGATGATGGCCTCGGTGGTCAACAATGGCACTGGCAAGAGGGCGCGCATTAATGGGACCACCGTCGGCGGTAAGACCGGCACCGCCCAGACGGTAAAAGGTAAGGCCCCCTATGCGTGGTTCGTCGGATGGTCGGACAACCCGCACGTCGCAGTAGCGGTCTTCATCCAATCTTCGGACACCGCCATCAATGAAGTCTCAGGAGGCCGACTCGCGGCTCCCATCGCTAGAGATGTCATCGAGGCGATGAGATGA
- a CDS encoding FtsW/RodA/SpoVE family cell cycle protein: MSIGQEFDDGTVVIQAKRRWTELFMLLIAWAIGFGGWVLTELNINHVLPDTWTTVGGVWLAVAIVAHIFVRIVIPYADPVILPIVFTLNGLGLAMIHRIDYIPDPHYHRMDAQALWTALGIVLFVATLLILRDHRNLQRYPYVLFIVGLVFLMLPLVPGLGMATLGSRVWIHVGSYTFQPAEVSKVVLAIAFAGYLVDNRDVLSRAGHKILGITLPRTRDLGPIAIMWVATMLVIVYQNDLGTGMLFYGMFVVMLYITTERVGWAILGAVSFLGGAVLAYTCFGHVRVRFDSWLHPFSNYTQNYQIIQAQFGLAWGGLAGRGWGLGRPGMVPLAWSDFIATSIGEELGVTGLMAVIVLFFILTARGMRTSLGCRDDFGKLMVAGLSFTLALQVFAIIGGVTRLLPLTGLTTPFMSQGGSSLIANWVIVAIIMIVSHRNRKPADDFTATVPAPDPQQAITGGTR; the protein is encoded by the coding sequence ATGAGTATCGGACAGGAATTTGATGACGGCACCGTCGTCATCCAGGCCAAGAGGCGCTGGACGGAACTCTTCATGCTCCTCATCGCCTGGGCTATCGGCTTCGGCGGATGGGTTCTCACCGAGCTCAACATCAACCACGTGCTGCCAGATACGTGGACAACCGTCGGCGGCGTGTGGCTGGCGGTGGCTATCGTCGCGCATATTTTCGTGAGGATCGTCATTCCCTACGCTGACCCGGTAATCCTGCCTATCGTCTTCACTCTCAATGGGCTCGGGCTAGCGATGATCCATCGCATCGACTACATTCCTGATCCGCACTATCACCGCATGGATGCCCAGGCTTTGTGGACGGCTTTGGGTATTGTCCTCTTCGTCGCGACGCTGCTCATCCTGCGCGACCACCGCAACTTGCAGCGCTACCCGTATGTACTGTTCATTGTGGGCCTGGTTTTCCTCATGCTGCCCTTGGTGCCGGGCCTGGGCATGGCGACGTTGGGGTCGCGGGTGTGGATCCACGTTGGCTCCTACACCTTCCAGCCAGCCGAAGTATCAAAGGTCGTGCTCGCTATCGCTTTTGCTGGCTACCTCGTCGACAATCGTGACGTCCTTTCCCGCGCCGGGCACAAGATCCTTGGAATCACTCTGCCGCGCACCCGCGACCTCGGGCCAATTGCCATTATGTGGGTAGCAACGATGCTCGTCATCGTCTACCAGAACGACCTGGGCACCGGAATGCTGTTCTACGGCATGTTCGTCGTGATGCTGTACATCACCACCGAACGAGTCGGATGGGCCATACTAGGGGCGGTGAGCTTCCTCGGCGGCGCTGTGCTGGCGTATACCTGCTTCGGCCACGTACGAGTTCGCTTCGACTCATGGCTGCACCCATTCAGCAACTACACCCAGAACTACCAAATCATCCAGGCACAATTCGGGCTCGCCTGGGGAGGATTAGCCGGACGCGGCTGGGGGTTAGGACGCCCCGGCATGGTTCCGCTAGCGTGGAGTGACTTCATCGCTACATCCATAGGTGAGGAACTCGGCGTCACCGGCCTCATGGCCGTCATCGTGCTCTTCTTCATCCTTACCGCCCGCGGAATGCGCACCAGCCTCGGTTGCCGTGATGACTTCGGCAAGCTTATGGTCGCTGGCTTGTCCTTCACCCTCGCCCTGCAGGTCTTCGCCATCATCGGTGGCGTCACCCGCCTTCTACCATTGACCGGTCTGACAACGCCATTTATGAGTCAAGGTGGTTCTTCGTTGATCGCAAACTGGGTCATCGTTGCGATCATCATGATCGTCTCACACCGGAACCGAAAGCCTGCCGACGACTTCACCGCCACCGTCCCGGCACCTGATCCGCAACAGGCCATCACCGGAGGCACGCGATGA